The Papio anubis isolate 15944 chromosome 1, Panubis1.0, whole genome shotgun sequence genome window below encodes:
- the MRPL55 gene encoding 39S ribosomal protein L55, mitochondrial: MAAVGSLLGLLRQSTMKATEPALRHLHTSSWQADSSRASLSRVHRQAYARLYPVLLVKQDGSTIHIRYREPRRMLAMPIDLDTLSPEERRARLRKREAQLQPRKEYEQELSDDFHVEHYQQFWNRTKK, encoded by the exons ATGGCGGCCGTGGGCAGCCTGCTTGG CCTGCTGAGGCAGAGCACCATGAAGGCCACCGAACCTGCACTCCGCCACCTGCACACATCCTCCTGGCAGGCCGACAGCAGCAGGGCCTCACTCAGTCGTGTGCACCGCCAAGCTTATGCACGACTCTACCCTGTACTGCTGGTGAAGCAGGATGGCTCCACCATCCACATCCGCTACAGGGAGCCGCGGCGCATGCTGGCG ATGCCCATAGATCTGGACACCTTGTCTCCTGAGGAACGCCGGGCCAGGCTGCGGAAGCGTGAGGCTCAGCTCCAGCCGAGGAAGGAGTACGAGCAAGAGCTCAGTGATGACTTTCATGTGGAGCACTACCAACAGTTCTGGAACAGGACCAAGAAGTGA